In Candidatus Nanosynbacter lyticus, one genomic interval encodes:
- the rplK gene encoding 50S ribosomal protein L11: MAKKIIGNLKLRIPAGRATAGPPVGSTLGQWGLNMMDFINPFNDATKDMMGKDVIVHIQVYEDRTFTWNSLGQPVDDMIREKAGIQKGSGKPHVDKVGKLTRAQLQEIAEAKKDQLNAIDIEGAMKVVAGSARSMGVEIVD; the protein is encoded by the coding sequence ATGGCAAAGAAAATTATTGGTAATTTAAAATTGCGCATTCCAGCTGGTCGGGCGACAGCAGGTCCTCCAGTTGGTTCAACACTCGGTCAGTGGGGCTTGAACATGATGGACTTTATCAATCCATTTAACGACGCCACCAAAGACATGATGGGTAAGGACGTAATTGTTCACATTCAAGTTTACGAAGATCGAACCTTCACTTGGAATTCGCTTGGACAACCAGTTGACGACATGATTCGTGAAAAGGCTGGCATCCAAAAGGGAAGTGGTAAGCCACACGTTGATAAGGTTGGTAAGCTTACTCGCGCGCAATTACAAGAAATTGCTGAAGCGAAAAAAGACCAATTGAACGCAATCGATATTGAAGGCGCAATGAAAGTTGTTGCTGGATCAGCTCGCTCAATGGGCGTAGAAATCGTCGACTAA
- the rplA gene encoding 50S ribosomal protein L1: MERRGKKYQEVAKNIEKNKLYSLDEALKLATETSPVKFDASVEIHIRLGVDPRQADQNIRSTVALPHGTGKDVRVAVFAPESEHAAAKKAGADIIGDEEFLSQLDKEELNFDILVATPQYMPKLGKYARLLGPRGLMPNPKSGTVAADVAKAVSEAKAGKVEYRVDKQAIVHLSIGKVSFGTEKLSENARAFLSSLNSQKPSSLKGVYIKSVAVATTMGPGIKVENSL; encoded by the coding sequence TTGGAGCGCCGCGGTAAAAAATACCAGGAAGTTGCAAAAAACATCGAGAAGAACAAATTGTACAGCTTAGACGAGGCTTTGAAATTGGCCACTGAAACCAGCCCAGTTAAGTTTGACGCTAGTGTTGAAATCCACATCCGCTTGGGCGTTGACCCACGCCAAGCGGACCAAAACATCCGCTCAACCGTAGCATTGCCGCACGGTACAGGTAAGGATGTTCGCGTAGCAGTTTTCGCACCAGAATCAGAACATGCTGCCGCTAAAAAAGCTGGCGCTGACATCATTGGTGACGAAGAATTCCTAAGCCAATTGGATAAGGAAGAGCTGAACTTCGACATTTTGGTTGCAACTCCGCAGTACATGCCAAAGCTTGGTAAGTACGCACGATTGCTTGGCCCACGCGGTTTGATGCCAAATCCAAAGTCTGGCACCGTTGCTGCCGACGTCGCTAAAGCCGTTTCTGAAGCAAAGGCCGGAAAAGTTGAATATCGCGTTGATAAGCAAGCCATCGTTCACTTATCAATCGGAAAAGTATCATTCGGTACTGAAAAATTGTCAGAAAACGCACGCGCATTCCTAAGCAGCTTAAACTCTCAAAAGCCGTCCAGCTTAAAGGGTGTTTACATTAAGAGTGTTGCAGTCGCTACAACTATGGGCCCTGGTATTAAAGTAGAGAACTCTTTGTAG
- the eno gene encoding phosphopyruvate hydratase: protein MDITITNIQARQILDSRGNPTVEADVILSDGSFGRAAVPSGASTGSFEAVELRDGELAFGGKGVLRAVDNVNNEIAQALKGMSPFDQAAIDNKMKSLDGTPNKARLGANAILAVSLAVAKAAAKSRGVELYQYVNSLAGNPTMSLPMPMINVMNGGQHALGATDFQEYMIIPTSAATFADAVRMSAEVFHALAKILKDEGYPTTVGDEGGYAPHVRNGNMEPILLLTRAIEQAGYKLGVDFGFALDVAASELYKDGKYHLSTERRVLSADEMIRTYKALLGRVPVLSIEDGLNEEAWEDWEKMTADLGHFAQLVGDDLLVTNVERLKRGIEEKAGNAILIKPNQIGTLTETIQAVVMAKNAGWNTVMSHRSGETEDVTISHLAVGLGTGQIKTGSMSRSERIAKYNELLRIAEKRPDLEIAHPFVR, encoded by the coding sequence ATGGACATAACAATTACAAACATACAGGCAAGGCAAATTTTAGATTCACGTGGTAATCCGACGGTTGAGGCTGACGTAATTCTGAGTGACGGTTCTTTTGGGCGGGCGGCTGTTCCCTCTGGTGCTAGTACTGGGTCGTTTGAAGCGGTTGAGCTGAGGGATGGTGAGTTGGCGTTCGGCGGTAAGGGTGTGCTTCGAGCGGTTGATAACGTTAATAATGAAATCGCTCAGGCCTTAAAAGGAATGAGCCCGTTTGATCAGGCGGCGATTGACAATAAAATGAAATCTCTGGATGGTACGCCAAATAAGGCGCGCCTGGGTGCAAATGCAATTTTAGCGGTGTCGTTGGCTGTAGCGAAAGCTGCCGCTAAGTCACGTGGCGTGGAGTTGTATCAATACGTCAATAGCTTGGCTGGAAATCCTACAATGTCTCTGCCGATGCCGATGATTAATGTGATGAACGGCGGCCAGCATGCGCTCGGTGCGACTGATTTTCAGGAATATATGATTATTCCAACTAGTGCGGCAACTTTTGCGGATGCGGTTCGAATGAGCGCGGAAGTTTTTCATGCGCTGGCGAAAATCCTGAAAGATGAGGGTTATCCGACGACAGTTGGTGATGAAGGTGGCTATGCGCCGCATGTCAGAAATGGCAACATGGAGCCAATTCTGCTTTTGACTAGAGCGATTGAGCAGGCCGGCTATAAATTGGGTGTAGACTTTGGGTTTGCGCTGGATGTGGCGGCAAGTGAGCTTTATAAAGATGGCAAATATCACTTGTCGACTGAGCGCCGCGTATTGTCGGCTGATGAAATGATTCGCACATATAAGGCGCTGCTTGGGCGCGTGCCGGTTCTTTCGATTGAGGATGGCTTAAACGAAGAAGCCTGGGAAGATTGGGAGAAGATGACAGCAGATTTGGGGCATTTTGCTCAGTTGGTTGGTGATGATCTTCTGGTGACGAATGTCGAGCGATTGAAGCGTGGAATTGAGGAAAAAGCTGGCAATGCTATTTTAATTAAGCCAAATCAAATTGGCACATTGACTGAGACTATTCAGGCGGTTGTGATGGCGAAAAATGCTGGCTGGAACACCGTGATGAGTCATCGGTCGGGTGAAACTGAGGATGTAACAATTTCTCATCTGGCAGTTGGACTGGGAACGGGTCAAATTAAGACTGGCTCGATGTCTCGCTCGGAGAGAATTGCTAAATATAATGAGCTGCTGAGAATTGCGGAAAAGCGTCCAGATTTGGAAATTGCCCATCCGTTTGTCAGATAA
- a CDS encoding L-threonylcarbamoyladenylate synthase, with the protein MIVENILDSAVISALQSDQLVVAKTDTIYGVLARAESKRAIERLYKIKQRSLDKSVIVLVTDINDIPGLAPHLQESYQELAKNQPTTIVVNVSPDFLPHIPHINGTLAFRVIPKSPLSELIQKVGYLAAPSANPPDKESANNITEAINYFHESASVYVDSGEIVDSKPSQIIRINDSGEIEFIRK; encoded by the coding sequence ATGATTGTAGAAAATATTTTAGACAGTGCAGTTATCTCAGCTCTCCAATCCGATCAGCTAGTCGTCGCTAAGACCGACACTATTTATGGCGTACTGGCTAGAGCTGAATCAAAGAGAGCAATTGAAAGATTGTATAAAATCAAGCAAAGATCCTTAGATAAATCTGTTATCGTTCTTGTTACCGACATTAATGATATTCCTGGGTTGGCGCCACACTTACAAGAAAGTTATCAAGAGTTAGCCAAAAATCAACCAACGACAATAGTCGTGAATGTATCGCCTGATTTTCTGCCACATATACCGCACATTAACGGCACGCTGGCATTTCGTGTCATCCCAAAATCACCACTGTCGGAATTAATTCAGAAAGTCGGCTACTTAGCCGCTCCTAGTGCTAACCCACCAGATAAAGAGTCAGCAAATAACATTACCGAGGCAATCAATTACTTCCATGAATCTGCTTCCGTCTATGTTGATTCCGGAGAAATTGTAGATTCTAAGCCGTCACAAATTATCCGCATCAATGACTCCGGAGAAATTGAATTTATAAGAAAATAA
- a CDS encoding WhiB family transcriptional regulator, with the protein MSKLNNKGLLDGAECARLAPEEADRLFFQINSSIPNQDLRGIRKTEAAEAAIAMCRKCPVLKQCLEYALQHPESTEYGVWGGTTAPQRRRILRSGKKAIKKAIESAGE; encoded by the coding sequence ATGTCAAAATTGAATAACAAAGGTCTATTGGACGGCGCCGAATGCGCGAGACTAGCTCCCGAAGAAGCTGATCGCTTATTTTTCCAAATAAACTCAAGTATTCCAAATCAAGATTTAAGAGGTATCAGAAAGACAGAAGCCGCGGAAGCCGCCATAGCCATGTGTCGAAAATGCCCAGTATTAAAGCAATGTCTAGAATATGCGCTCCAACACCCAGAATCTACTGAATATGGAGTTTGGGGAGGCACAACTGCCCCTCAACGCAGAAGAATATTACGATCAGGTAAAAAAGCGATAAAAAA